Proteins encoded within one genomic window of Candidatus Thiodiazotropha endoloripes:
- a CDS encoding alpha/beta fold hydrolase, with translation MPAWENQAESSEPGEKEVVVLLHGLARSNTAMWLLKQRLEEAGFHVEAIDYASFNQTSQQIIGNITNQINECCKSINNRVHLVGHSLGGLLIRAYLEHNQIQNLGRVVLIGTPNQGSEVADYANQKWWGQLAGQAALSLGTTKESFPNTLPEPDYPVGIIAGVRESDNEELIPGLDDGLVSVESTKLRNMQDFIAVPSGHSMMRYNKVVATQTIIFLKSGKFNH, from the coding sequence GTGCCAGCCTGGGAAAACCAGGCTGAGTCCAGTGAGCCAGGTGAAAAGGAGGTCGTTGTACTGTTGCATGGCCTGGCCCGCAGTAATACGGCAATGTGGCTGTTAAAGCAGAGACTCGAAGAGGCGGGCTTCCATGTGGAAGCCATTGACTATGCCTCGTTCAATCAAACATCTCAACAGATCATTGGGAATATCACGAATCAGATTAATGAGTGCTGCAAGTCGATCAACAACCGGGTTCATTTGGTCGGTCACTCTCTGGGAGGCTTACTGATACGGGCCTATCTGGAGCATAATCAGATACAGAATCTGGGTAGAGTGGTATTAATCGGAACACCAAACCAGGGCTCTGAGGTGGCTGACTATGCAAATCAGAAATGGTGGGGACAGTTAGCCGGTCAGGCTGCATTATCACTCGGAACCACTAAAGAGAGTTTTCCAAATACCTTGCCTGAGCCCGATTATCCAGTTGGTATCATTGCCGGGGTCAGGGAATCTGATAATGAAGAGTTGATACCCGGTCTCGATGACGGATTGGTTTCAGTGGAATCGACCAAGCTTCGAAATATGCAGGATTTCATAGCCGTACCATCCGGACATTCCATGATGCGTTACAACAAAGTGGTTGCAACTCAAACCATTATCTTTCTGAAAAGTGGAAAATTTAATCACTGA
- a CDS encoding TetR/AcrR family transcriptional regulator — protein MPRHKEFSEEELLQTAILLFWEKGYCDASVDELIKRSGVAKYGIYATFGSKRALFKAVLNQYAEDRKKDIQRPLRKPYAALPEVLSFFTALPTKLTKKGFQYGCLMANTGMELGVQDQEFSSMVKAFFDETADTMKACLDRAVNLQQLDSRADTEVLARFLINEFRTLLMLAASGNKKRDLKLQMETALTILQDTQ, from the coding sequence ATGCCAAGACACAAAGAGTTCAGCGAAGAGGAGTTATTGCAAACGGCGATTCTGCTGTTTTGGGAAAAGGGCTATTGTGATGCTTCGGTTGATGAGTTGATCAAGCGATCCGGTGTGGCCAAATATGGTATCTATGCCACGTTCGGTTCAAAGCGAGCGTTGTTCAAAGCGGTCCTGAATCAGTATGCCGAGGACAGAAAAAAGGATATCCAGCGGCCATTGAGAAAGCCGTATGCCGCCTTACCGGAAGTTCTCTCATTCTTTACAGCGCTACCGACAAAATTAACCAAAAAGGGCTTTCAATATGGTTGTTTGATGGCCAATACCGGCATGGAGCTTGGTGTACAGGATCAGGAGTTCAGCAGTATGGTCAAAGCTTTTTTTGATGAGACAGCTGATACGATGAAGGCATGTCTGGATCGGGCCGTGAACTTACAGCAGCTTGACAGCCGTGCTGATACTGAAGTCCTTGCCAGGTTTTTGATCAATGAGTTCAGAACACTACTGATGTTGGCTGCCAGCGGTAATAAGAAGAGAGATCTTAAACTACAGATGGAAACTGCTCTGACGATACTGCAAGACACTCAATGA
- a CDS encoding Calx-beta domain-containing protein — protein MLNRFTTAVVLAALTIYQPMLFAAAALTADAEKLVSDATRLDRVPVIVRFAKEYSISELKEQHQKSEQFRSRKESRTLKRKQFRQNVFSSLQQQTREASARLSELLRKHGVKTRLKSLWTINGIALDVPPEMIDAISALPGVERVTADMRLTMNTPEVEDVDSQPQWNIEKLNAARLWEREIRGEGVVVGIMDSGVDVNHPDLADRWRGGDNSWFDPYYGDQQLPIDLVGHGTQALGLILAGDESGYQVGMAPEAKWIAARIFDNANQTTLSAIHLAFQWLLDPDGDPLTDDAPHLVNNSWGFANTINQCYQEFDEDIRLLREAGIGVVFSAGNYGPFAETSISPANNSGSLSVGAIDLLDEIEFQSSRGPNACDGGIYPKLVAPGSQVYTTDRLPVAYNVVSGTSFAAPHITGALALLKSAFPDTPISQIETALYDSAVDLGETGVDDQYGYGLADVSAAYDLLLSNSGSADESLLIFNESQYSVDENTSRLIVTVRRVGSSEGEVSVEFTTSDDDAVAGSDYLSQSGRLTFADGETLRTIEIPIINDRDDEENEAFQIVLSDVRGDAALGHQDEVEVVILDDDGAGTVAFSSVSVAVNESRGEALVSLVRTDGTAGTIEVGYRTVADTALAEVDFVETESTVRFLPGETEKQISIELIDDDLFEESERFQLMITELDGDADIGSPASTTISILNDDPDTNFATISLESVSYEVRENAGQLRVTLFREGNLDIDATVEYNTLNGSANANEDYHAISGTLTFAAGFSRRTLTIDIINDTIYEQESSFTLILSNAGGGAVISDPSTAIIRIIDDDALPFVSIQSPTPSSTIGSSNSSQFGQQSSSGRQENRGSGESGSSGLQVFEINLRKYGRARAEEQRERMANMDAESKQKADQKSSCGSAEDQANCKAAAESSEQTEELDVSMPEDTAGDEPPSDQSSESETESQTENSASPPAETEPATVESEQS, from the coding sequence ATGCTAAACCGATTTACAACCGCTGTAGTTCTGGCGGCACTCACCATCTACCAACCGATGCTCTTCGCAGCGGCGGCACTGACCGCAGACGCTGAAAAGCTGGTTTCGGATGCGACAAGACTCGATCGGGTACCTGTGATTGTTCGGTTTGCTAAAGAATACAGCATCAGCGAGCTGAAAGAGCAGCACCAGAAATCCGAGCAATTTCGCAGCCGCAAAGAGAGCCGAACGCTGAAACGCAAGCAGTTTCGTCAAAACGTCTTCAGCAGCCTGCAACAACAAACCCGGGAAGCCTCAGCCAGGTTGTCCGAGCTGCTCAGAAAGCATGGCGTAAAAACAAGGCTGAAATCTCTCTGGACAATCAATGGCATCGCTTTGGATGTCCCCCCCGAGATGATCGATGCGATCTCGGCACTGCCCGGGGTCGAGCGGGTAACCGCTGACATGCGCCTGACCATGAATACCCCGGAAGTGGAGGATGTTGACAGTCAGCCCCAGTGGAATATCGAGAAGCTCAATGCGGCGAGACTCTGGGAACGGGAGATTCGGGGAGAAGGGGTCGTTGTCGGGATCATGGATTCCGGTGTCGATGTGAATCATCCGGATCTGGCTGACCGCTGGCGAGGTGGTGACAACAGCTGGTTCGATCCCTACTATGGTGATCAGCAGTTGCCAATCGACCTGGTAGGACATGGTACACAGGCACTCGGCTTGATCCTCGCTGGTGATGAGAGCGGCTATCAGGTCGGGATGGCCCCTGAAGCAAAATGGATCGCTGCACGAATCTTTGATAATGCGAATCAGACCACTCTCAGCGCCATCCATCTGGCTTTTCAGTGGTTGCTCGATCCCGATGGGGACCCACTGACTGATGACGCCCCTCACCTGGTCAACAACTCCTGGGGGTTCGCCAACACCATCAACCAGTGTTATCAGGAGTTTGATGAGGATATTCGGCTGTTACGGGAAGCCGGTATCGGGGTGGTATTTTCTGCAGGCAATTATGGTCCGTTTGCAGAGACCAGTATCAGTCCGGCCAACAACTCAGGTTCGCTTTCGGTTGGTGCGATCGATCTGCTGGATGAGATCGAGTTTCAAAGCAGTCGAGGCCCCAACGCCTGTGATGGCGGAATCTACCCGAAACTGGTGGCGCCTGGCTCACAAGTCTATACCACCGATCGACTGCCGGTTGCCTATAACGTGGTTTCCGGTACCTCTTTCGCAGCCCCGCACATTACCGGCGCCCTGGCGCTGCTCAAGAGCGCCTTTCCCGACACCCCGATCTCGCAGATTGAGACCGCACTCTACGACAGTGCAGTCGATCTTGGCGAAACTGGAGTCGACGATCAATATGGTTATGGCCTGGCCGATGTCTCAGCCGCCTATGATCTGCTGTTGAGCAATTCGGGCTCCGCTGATGAAAGCTTGCTGATATTCAATGAAAGCCAATACTCAGTCGATGAAAACACTTCCCGTTTGATCGTTACCGTCAGACGGGTGGGCAGCAGTGAAGGTGAAGTCTCCGTTGAATTCACCACCAGTGATGATGACGCCGTAGCCGGCAGTGATTATCTCAGTCAGTCCGGCAGATTGACCTTTGCGGATGGGGAGACACTGCGCACAATTGAAATACCGATTATCAATGACCGGGACGACGAAGAGAATGAAGCTTTTCAGATAGTGTTGAGCGATGTCAGGGGTGATGCCGCTCTCGGGCATCAGGATGAGGTTGAGGTAGTCATTCTGGATGATGATGGTGCCGGCACTGTTGCATTCAGCTCCGTCTCTGTAGCGGTTAACGAATCCCGTGGTGAGGCTCTTGTCAGTCTGGTTCGTACAGATGGCACAGCAGGAACGATCGAAGTCGGCTACCGGACAGTTGCTGATACGGCACTGGCAGAAGTTGATTTTGTCGAGACTGAGTCGACGGTACGGTTCCTACCGGGAGAGACTGAAAAGCAGATCTCCATCGAACTGATCGACGATGATCTTTTCGAAGAGAGCGAACGATTTCAGCTCATGATCACAGAGTTGGATGGTGATGCGGATATTGGATCGCCGGCGTCAACAACCATCTCTATCCTGAATGATGATCCTGACACCAATTTTGCGACCATATCACTGGAGTCCGTCAGCTACGAAGTCAGAGAGAATGCCGGTCAACTCAGGGTGACTCTATTTCGTGAGGGTAATCTCGATATCGATGCCACCGTTGAGTACAACACTCTGAACGGCTCAGCCAATGCGAATGAGGACTATCATGCAATCAGTGGTACCTTGACCTTTGCGGCAGGATTCAGCCGTCGAACCCTGACGATCGATATCATCAATGATACGATTTATGAACAAGAGAGCAGTTTTACTTTGATACTCTCCAACGCAGGTGGCGGTGCAGTGATTTCCGATCCGAGCACAGCCATTATCCGCATCATCGATGATGATGCCCTGCCCTTTGTTTCCATTCAATCCCCGACACCAAGTTCAACCATTGGCTCATCCAATAGCTCTCAGTTTGGTCAGCAGAGCAGTTCTGGTCGCCAGGAAAACAGAGGCTCCGGAGAGAGCGGTTCCTCCGGTCTCCAGGTATTCGAGATCAATCTGCGAAAGTATGGACGCGCAAGAGCCGAGGAGCAGCGGGAGAGGATGGCCAATATGGATGCCGAGTCAAAGCAAAAGGCCGATCAAAAATCATCTTGTGGATCTGCTGAAGATCAAGCCAATTGCAAGGCAGCCGCCGAGAGCAGTGAACAGACGGAAGAGCTTGATGTCAGCATGCCGGAGGATACGGCTGGTGATGAACCCCCATCCGATCAATCCAGTGAGTCAGAAACGGAATCACAAACTGAAAATTCTGCCAGCCCACCAGCCGAAACAGAACCAGCCACTGTAGAAAGTGAGCAGTCCTGA
- the gspD gene encoding type II secretion system secretin GspD: MTMLLASCAQQPKVDESAEGNGVTYYNQQRPELSTSSAGDQNELVLSQEVKREPEFFVREGSGEFINRKAQARSQSQPAKGDITLNFEAVDLREVVKVIFEEILRENYLIDDKVQGKVTIHTTYPVTTESVLPILENILQMNGAVMVRNGALYKILPAADLKGMAMKPSVGQGQAKMRAGQGVQIVPLKYISAVEMKKILESFTTKSEQIRIDPGRNLMIISGSYQKINNLLQTIKMFDVDWLSGMSFGLIPLKYTDAKTLTDELKNILGDGDASPLGNMIKLIPVERLGAVMVISQQPRYIDEARRLIAQFDQGSDKSPDRRLYVHHLKNGKAENIAAILQSIFGNEVAATDSAGPLSHSDPLLRSNVRSPTTTGIDLKNSNADREAALTKDQPTLAAADDPSADRSETTKPGGGAASTATIIADPDNNAILVMASPKDYQKIKATITRLDVAPKQVMIEATIAEVQLSDNLSYGVRWFFNGSTGGGRPYQGGLGSPLPDNVGGDGFALGLFNSLDDLKVFFDILENESSVKFLSAPQIMVIDNQTASFRVGDQIPIVTRSSQSTTDPNAPIVSEVQFRDTGTLLQITPRINEGGMVTLEVSQEVSTPGSAPAIGGGGNVAISQRTIESTVVVHDGQTVVLGGLIRENTSSGQAGIPGLMHIPLLGSLFSSTTKDISRTELIITLTPKVVRNPQEAFDISQELREKIKEATLFQDDFYRRRAVQ; the protein is encoded by the coding sequence ATGACAATGCTACTGGCTTCCTGCGCCCAGCAACCCAAGGTGGATGAGTCTGCCGAAGGTAATGGGGTGACTTACTACAATCAGCAACGTCCCGAACTGTCCACCTCAAGTGCTGGTGATCAGAATGAGCTGGTGCTTTCCCAGGAGGTGAAACGGGAACCGGAGTTTTTTGTCCGTGAGGGCAGCGGTGAGTTCATCAACCGTAAGGCTCAGGCGAGATCACAGAGTCAACCTGCGAAAGGGGACATCACCCTGAACTTCGAGGCGGTCGACCTGCGGGAAGTGGTGAAAGTGATCTTCGAAGAGATTCTGCGTGAAAACTATCTGATCGACGATAAGGTTCAGGGAAAAGTCACCATCCACACCACCTATCCGGTCACTACAGAGTCCGTATTGCCGATTCTGGAGAATATCCTGCAGATGAACGGTGCGGTGATGGTGCGTAATGGTGCCCTCTACAAGATTCTTCCCGCAGCTGATCTCAAAGGCATGGCAATGAAACCCTCAGTAGGACAGGGCCAGGCAAAAATGCGTGCGGGTCAGGGCGTACAGATCGTTCCACTGAAATACATCTCTGCTGTGGAGATGAAAAAGATTCTCGAATCGTTCACCACGAAATCGGAACAGATTCGTATCGATCCAGGCAGAAATCTGATGATCATCAGCGGCTCTTACCAGAAGATCAACAATCTGCTGCAAACCATCAAGATGTTCGATGTGGATTGGCTGAGCGGGATGTCCTTCGGTCTGATCCCACTGAAATACACCGATGCGAAGACCCTCACCGATGAGTTGAAAAATATTCTCGGGGATGGTGATGCCTCACCCCTGGGTAATATGATCAAGTTGATCCCGGTTGAACGGCTGGGTGCGGTGATGGTGATCAGTCAACAGCCCAGATATATCGACGAGGCACGACGTCTGATTGCTCAATTCGATCAGGGGAGTGACAAGTCGCCTGACCGCAGGCTCTATGTTCACCATCTGAAAAACGGCAAAGCGGAAAATATCGCCGCCATCCTGCAGAGCATATTCGGCAATGAGGTGGCTGCAACCGATTCCGCCGGTCCTCTCAGCCACAGTGATCCATTGCTGCGTTCCAATGTACGCTCACCGACAACCACCGGTATCGATCTGAAAAACAGCAATGCGGATCGGGAAGCCGCCTTGACCAAGGATCAGCCGACGCTGGCTGCCGCCGATGATCCATCCGCTGATCGATCCGAGACCACGAAACCTGGGGGCGGTGCCGCATCGACCGCGACGATCATCGCCGATCCAGACAACAATGCGATCCTGGTTATGGCCAGCCCCAAGGATTACCAGAAGATCAAAGCAACCATCACCCGGCTCGATGTGGCCCCCAAACAGGTGATGATCGAGGCGACCATCGCCGAAGTGCAGCTGTCTGACAACCTCAGCTACGGTGTGCGCTGGTTCTTCAACGGTTCCACCGGTGGTGGGCGTCCCTACCAGGGTGGTCTGGGCTCGCCACTGCCCGACAACGTTGGTGGCGATGGATTTGCCCTGGGGCTGTTCAACAGCCTGGATGATCTGAAGGTGTTTTTCGATATTCTGGAGAATGAGTCTTCGGTCAAGTTCCTCTCTGCCCCGCAGATCATGGTGATCGATAACCAGACCGCCAGTTTCCGGGTTGGTGATCAGATTCCGATCGTTACCCGCTCTTCACAGAGCACCACAGATCCTAACGCACCGATCGTCTCTGAGGTTCAGTTCCGGGATACCGGTACCCTGTTGCAGATCACACCCCGTATCAACGAGGGTGGCATGGTCACTCTGGAAGTCAGCCAGGAAGTGAGTACACCCGGCTCGGCACCAGCGATCGGCGGTGGCGGCAATGTGGCAATTTCACAACGGACAATTGAGAGTACGGTTGTGGTCCATGACGGTCAAACCGTGGTGCTTGGTGGCTTGATCAGAGAGAACACCAGCAGTGGCCAGGCCGGTATCCCCGGTTTGATGCATATTCCGCTGCTTGGCAGTCTGTTCAGCAGTACGACAAAGGATATCAGCCGTACAGAACTGATAATCACCCTGACACCAAAAGTGGTACGGAATCCGCAGGAAGCCTTCGATATCTCCCAGGAACTGAGAGAGAAAATCAAAGAAGCCACACTGTTTCAGGATGACTTCTACCGGCGTCGGGCGGTGCAGTAA
- the gspE gene encoding type II secretion system ATPase GspE has translation MNTTSRSINNETLSADDPDQLEPVYTSQPICVALVASGRLGMADADRAVRLKESQQSDESIGNILLQLGLISDRDLAQALAEICSVPLAERKDYPELAHLSENISANFLKQHRLVVFDDQEEHILAIMVDPSDRFVVEALELISGKSVKLLTGIASEIDETIQEHFNELQKSSSAEEGDGLEHQLLLDDVEQLKELASEAPVIKMVNQIIQRAVSSKASDIHIEPFEQVLKIRYRVDGLLRETEHPSINMAPALISRIKIMAHLNIAERRLPQDGRFKIRVHGATLDLRVSTVPTLHGESMVLRLLQRDELNLDFASLGFESATEQRLLEILDRPHGIVVVTGPTGSGKTTSLYAALNYLNRPERKILTVEDPVEYNIEGVNQIQVKSSIGLGFSEALRSIVRQDPDVIMIGEIRDQETAKIAVQSALTGHLVLSSLHTNDAAGSITRFLDMGIEAFLLTSTVNAVVAQRLVRNLCPHCKQSYTPPAEILARFAAIQESPTLYNAVGCDQCDGSGYRGRSAIIEMIELSEAMQSLILQGKDKHALAACAKQEGAKSMYEDGLHKVARGITTLEEVLRVTQES, from the coding sequence ATGAATACAACGAGTCGCAGCATCAATAACGAAACCCTCTCGGCAGACGATCCTGATCAACTGGAACCGGTCTATACCAGTCAGCCTATCTGTGTTGCACTGGTGGCTTCCGGGCGTTTGGGCATGGCGGATGCGGATCGGGCGGTACGTCTGAAGGAGAGTCAGCAAAGCGACGAGTCGATCGGCAATATTCTGCTGCAACTGGGGCTGATTTCCGATCGTGATCTGGCCCAGGCTCTGGCGGAAATCTGCAGTGTGCCTCTGGCCGAGCGGAAAGACTATCCGGAACTGGCCCATCTGAGTGAGAACATCTCCGCCAACTTTCTGAAACAGCACCGACTGGTGGTGTTCGACGATCAGGAAGAGCACATTCTGGCGATCATGGTCGATCCCAGTGATCGCTTTGTCGTCGAAGCCCTGGAGCTGATCAGTGGCAAGTCAGTAAAACTGCTTACCGGTATCGCCAGTGAGATCGATGAGACCATCCAGGAGCATTTCAATGAGCTGCAGAAGAGCAGTTCAGCCGAGGAAGGGGATGGACTTGAGCACCAGTTGCTGCTGGATGATGTCGAGCAACTCAAAGAGCTGGCCAGCGAGGCGCCGGTTATCAAGATGGTCAACCAGATCATCCAGAGAGCGGTTTCCAGCAAAGCCTCGGATATCCACATCGAACCCTTCGAGCAGGTGCTGAAGATCCGCTATCGGGTCGATGGCCTGTTACGTGAAACAGAACACCCATCGATCAATATGGCGCCGGCGCTGATCTCCCGTATCAAGATCATGGCCCACCTGAATATCGCTGAACGCCGTCTGCCCCAGGATGGACGCTTCAAGATCCGTGTGCATGGCGCCACCCTGGATCTGCGTGTCTCCACCGTACCGACACTGCATGGTGAGAGTATGGTACTCAGGCTGTTGCAAAGGGATGAGCTGAATCTGGATTTTGCCAGCCTTGGTTTTGAGAGCGCTACCGAGCAGCGCCTGCTGGAAATTCTCGATCGTCCCCACGGCATCGTCGTCGTAACCGGGCCCACCGGCAGTGGTAAAACCACCTCTTTGTATGCCGCGCTGAACTATCTCAACCGCCCTGAAAGAAAGATCCTTACTGTTGAGGATCCGGTTGAATACAATATCGAGGGCGTCAACCAGATACAGGTGAAATCGAGTATCGGGCTCGGCTTCAGTGAGGCTTTGCGGTCTATCGTACGACAGGATCCGGATGTGATCATGATCGGTGAGATCCGTGATCAGGAGACCGCCAAGATAGCGGTGCAGTCTGCACTGACCGGACATCTCGTGCTTTCATCCCTGCACACCAATGATGCCGCCGGCAGTATCACCCGGTTTCTCGATATGGGGATCGAGGCATTCCTGCTTACCTCGACTGTGAATGCGGTTGTCGCCCAACGACTGGTGCGTAATCTTTGTCCCCATTGCAAGCAGTCCTATACGCCGCCGGCGGAGATTCTTGCCCGTTTTGCCGCTATCCAGGAGTCACCTACCTTATACAATGCTGTCGGCTGTGATCAATGTGATGGCAGTGGCTATCGTGGGCGAAGTGCAATTATTGAGATGATTGAGCTGAGTGAAGCGATGCAGTCTCTGATACTGCAGGGCAAAGACAAACATGCCCTGGCAGCCTGCGCCAAACAGGAAGGGGCGAAATCCATGTATGAGGATGGTCTGCATAAAGTGGCCCGGGGCATTACCACACTGGAAGAAGTATTAAGAGTCACCCAGGAGAGTTGA
- a CDS encoding type II secretion system F family protein, producing MASFLYKAVSSDGEIIEGVLEAVSREHAVNQIHLNGQVPIRVEESQQKSHQTSRKLFKRKKIAQSQVVAFTRELSTLLHSGQPLDSALGILVSISGDDSLFSQHLMSIRDSLKSGHSFADALAKEEGVFSNFYIQMVRAGEAGGALESVLSRLSVHMEQAQEVRSSLISALIYPAILLFVAITSILILLTYVIPQFSELFMDMGEALPLSTQITMGLATFLQDYGWVLALGVILVVFFFKWQMSRRRSAKRWHARLLNLGVIGPIVKQVEAARFCRTLGTLLENGVPLLKSVAIVKDTIGNFVIADGMDQVIKNLRSGQRLADPLAEYAQFPQFALQMIRVGEESGQLEPMLMQTAEILDMETQTLIKRALSLVEPVMILVLGLIIAGVVMSILVAILGVNSLVAL from the coding sequence ATGGCCTCTTTTCTCTATAAAGCAGTTTCATCGGATGGTGAGATCATAGAAGGGGTGCTCGAAGCGGTAAGCCGGGAACACGCGGTGAACCAGATACACCTCAATGGTCAGGTGCCAATCCGTGTAGAAGAGAGTCAGCAGAAGAGTCATCAAACCTCCCGCAAGCTTTTTAAACGCAAAAAGATTGCCCAGAGTCAGGTGGTCGCCTTTACGCGTGAATTGTCGACACTGCTGCACTCCGGGCAACCCCTCGATTCAGCGCTTGGTATCCTCGTTTCGATCTCCGGAGACGACTCCCTGTTCAGCCAGCACCTGATGAGTATTCGGGACAGCCTGAAGAGCGGTCACTCGTTCGCCGATGCCCTGGCCAAGGAGGAGGGGGTATTCAGTAACTTTTATATTCAGATGGTACGGGCCGGCGAAGCAGGTGGTGCTCTGGAGAGTGTGCTCTCAAGACTCTCGGTTCATATGGAACAGGCCCAGGAGGTCAGAAGTTCACTGATTTCAGCACTGATCTATCCGGCGATCCTGTTATTTGTCGCCATCACATCGATCCTGATCCTGCTGACCTACGTTATTCCCCAGTTCAGTGAACTGTTCATGGACATGGGGGAGGCGCTGCCTCTCTCCACACAGATCACCATGGGTCTTGCGACTTTTCTGCAGGATTATGGCTGGGTGCTGGCCCTGGGGGTGATCCTGGTGGTTTTCTTTTTCAAGTGGCAGATGAGTCGTAGACGGTCGGCAAAACGCTGGCATGCTCGATTACTCAACCTGGGAGTGATTGGACCAATCGTCAAGCAGGTGGAAGCGGCCCGCTTCTGCAGAACCTTGGGGACGCTTTTGGAAAATGGCGTACCTTTGTTGAAATCTGTGGCGATCGTTAAGGATACCATCGGTAATTTTGTGATTGCCGATGGGATGGATCAGGTCATCAAGAATCTGCGCTCCGGTCAGAGACTGGCCGATCCACTGGCCGAATATGCTCAGTTTCCTCAATTTGCCCTGCAGATGATCCGGGTTGGTGAAGAGTCGGGTCAGTTGGAACCGATGTTGATGCAGACCGCAGAGATCCTCGATATGGAGACCCAGACGCTGATCAAGCGGGCGCTCAGCCTGGTTGAACCGGTGATGATTCTAGTGCTCGGTTTGATCATTGCCGGTGTTGTGATGTCCATCCTGGTGGCCATCCTGGGGGTTAACTCACTGGTTGCCCTATGA
- a CDS encoding prepilin-type N-terminal cleavage/methylation domain-containing protein yields MSRLIFQSRGFTLIEMMLVLVLMAMMFTLTPPLMHKAFPALKLKAAARDLVQEIRFVQQSAIISGSESKISFQLQTDQYQSDLVNQGAVRQLPEGISFIADASVSREQILVLHFYPDGSSSGGLIRLGNKTRGFVITVDWLTSRVEILDSSDFNEDASFKV; encoded by the coding sequence ATGAGTAGATTAATTTTTCAAAGCCGGGGTTTCACACTGATCGAAATGATGCTGGTGCTGGTATTGATGGCGATGATGTTCACCCTGACACCACCGTTGATGCATAAAGCTTTTCCGGCACTGAAGTTGAAGGCCGCCGCCAGGGATCTGGTTCAGGAGATTCGCTTTGTACAACAATCCGCAATCATTTCCGGTAGCGAATCGAAGATCAGTTTTCAGCTGCAGACCGATCAGTATCAAAGTGATCTGGTAAATCAGGGCGCAGTCAGACAGCTGCCAGAGGGGATCAGTTTTATTGCAGATGCTAGTGTAAGCCGTGAACAGATTCTGGTCCTGCACTTCTATCCCGATGGCAGTTCAAGTGGTGGGTTAATCCGCCTCGGTAACAAGACACGAGGCTTTGTCATTACCGTGGACTGGTTGACCAGCCGGGTAGAGATACTCGACAGCAGTGATTTTAACGAAGATGCGTCATTCAAAGTCTGA
- a CDS encoding type IV pilus modification PilV family protein codes for MRHSKSEGMSLIEVLVAFVILAMTMSVILRINSGAVRNHQVASHYFEAVAIAQSRLEQMSAEVDTDSYSEQGVDLDTYTWTYLRQPYSWNDAKLVALPLIGIEESLKISWDAPGGTRELSFTRIGVIRDKP; via the coding sequence ATGCGTCATTCAAAGTCTGAGGGAATGTCACTGATCGAAGTGCTGGTGGCCTTCGTCATTCTCGCCATGACGATGAGTGTCATTCTGCGAATTAACTCCGGTGCGGTAAGAAATCATCAGGTTGCCTCACACTATTTTGAAGCTGTCGCTATTGCTCAATCCCGGCTTGAGCAGATGAGTGCGGAGGTCGATACGGACAGCTACAGTGAACAGGGGGTCGATCTGGATACCTATACCTGGACCTACCTGCGCCAGCCCTACAGTTGGAACGATGCGAAACTTGTGGCACTGCCATTGATTGGGATCGAGGAGAGTTTGAAGATCAGCTGGGATGCCCCTGGCGGTACCCGGGAATTGTCCTTTACTCGAATCGGGGTGATTCGTGACAAACCCTGA